A stretch of Chitinophaga caeni DNA encodes these proteins:
- a CDS encoding ABC transporter permease produces the protein MFGNYFKVAWRHVLKYTFYSMLNVFGLSLGIAFALLIGGFVWSELQVNRTLKDADKQYLLQSKWTDPNMGIDITTLGPLSKMLKEQYPTLVDNYYRFDGVTSTVSNGEKYFREGLQVGDTTFFSMFGFPVVWGDVRTAFDQPNSVVITANNAIKYFGKTDVVGEILTIENFAGSKRDFTVTAVLKDLPNNSVTKLTQGMDNGIFLPVTSLSFFDRDMESWDNQYIVSYIKLKKNARPQDVERAIANILQQHAPEQTRTHLGGYITPLTTYYLDNTNGLIRKLLYTLSFVALFILLMAIINFINVSISKASVRIKEIGIRKALGSLKGQLRIQFLVESIILIALATVLALVLYTLGRPFFSDVLGRRIPNLWQFPIYLQLVPLALIVIIGFIAGIYPAFVLSSLNMLNSIKGKATVKENNTVRKALIGVQFGTAIVVLVCAIVISQQIMFFFGNDIGYNRELILSAPLPRDWSERGVQRIEMIRNEFAKMPEVKEVSLSYEIPDGNNRSSFQVYRMGEDASRAISVQTLNTDEKYASTYQIPMQSGVFFQKPNENYDSSRIVLNATAVRALGWKNADEAIGQQLQIKGYNNVFTVYGVTTDFHFGSMQDVIPPFVFIHVKYQKEYRYLSFKLKPGDMSGTINKLQRKWSSLLPGSAFEYNFMDDILQKMYQTEIQLKRAAFAATILALVIVLLGVFGLVSLSVYKRMKEIGIRQAMGASIVDIVLLFLKEYVIIILFAIIVASPFGYYIMKQWLQAYAYRIDITLQPFILSAALITLITVILISYQTFKMTITTPMKALRAD, from the coding sequence ATGTTTGGAAACTATTTCAAAGTAGCTTGGCGGCACGTACTCAAGTACACTTTTTATTCAATGTTGAACGTGTTCGGGCTTTCATTAGGGATAGCTTTTGCCTTATTGATTGGCGGATTTGTGTGGAGTGAGTTACAGGTTAACAGAACCCTGAAAGACGCTGATAAACAGTATCTGCTTCAGAGTAAATGGACCGATCCCAATATGGGAATAGATATTACAACCTTGGGGCCGCTGTCTAAAATGCTGAAAGAACAATACCCTACTCTGGTTGATAACTATTACCGGTTCGATGGTGTTACTTCAACCGTATCCAATGGCGAGAAATACTTCAGGGAAGGATTGCAGGTGGGAGATACTACCTTCTTTTCTATGTTTGGTTTCCCGGTTGTTTGGGGGGATGTAAGAACCGCATTCGATCAGCCTAATTCAGTTGTAATTACGGCCAATAATGCTATAAAGTACTTCGGAAAAACGGATGTGGTTGGTGAAATATTAACGATCGAAAACTTTGCTGGAAGTAAACGCGATTTTACTGTGACAGCGGTATTAAAGGATCTTCCAAATAATTCGGTGACAAAATTGACACAGGGAATGGATAACGGTATATTTTTACCCGTTACCTCCCTGAGCTTTTTTGATCGTGATATGGAAAGTTGGGACAACCAGTACATTGTAAGTTACATCAAGCTCAAAAAGAATGCACGACCCCAGGATGTGGAACGTGCCATTGCGAATATTCTGCAGCAACATGCGCCAGAACAGACCAGGACTCACCTGGGTGGCTACATTACCCCACTGACAACTTATTATCTTGATAATACAAATGGATTGATCAGGAAGCTCCTGTATACGTTATCCTTTGTCGCTTTATTCATATTGTTAATGGCGATTATTAATTTCATTAATGTATCTATCAGTAAAGCTTCTGTCAGGATAAAAGAGATAGGGATAAGAAAAGCATTAGGTAGTTTAAAGGGACAGTTAAGAATCCAGTTCCTGGTAGAATCTATCATCCTGATAGCCCTGGCAACAGTATTGGCTTTAGTGTTATATACTTTAGGACGCCCGTTCTTCAGTGATGTGCTGGGCAGAAGAATTCCGAATTTGTGGCAATTCCCTATTTATCTTCAGTTGGTACCACTGGCGTTGATCGTGATAATTGGTTTTATAGCCGGAATATATCCGGCATTTGTTTTGTCCTCCCTGAATATGCTTAATTCCATTAAAGGAAAAGCAACTGTCAAGGAAAATAATACCGTCCGCAAAGCTTTGATCGGTGTACAGTTCGGTACTGCCATCGTGGTGCTGGTATGTGCCATTGTGATTTCTCAGCAGATAATGTTCTTTTTTGGTAACGACATAGGTTATAACAGGGAGCTTATCCTTTCAGCACCGTTACCCAGAGATTGGTCAGAACGAGGCGTGCAGCGCATCGAAATGATACGAAATGAATTTGCGAAAATGCCCGAAGTTAAAGAGGTTTCCCTGTCATATGAAATACCAGATGGAAACAACAGATCCAGCTTTCAGGTGTACAGAATGGGAGAGGATGCCTCAAGAGCAATTTCCGTGCAGACGCTTAATACAGACGAAAAATATGCATCTACTTACCAGATCCCAATGCAATCAGGTGTGTTTTTTCAAAAGCCTAATGAAAACTATGATTCATCGAGGATAGTTTTAAATGCAACCGCTGTAAGAGCTTTAGGCTGGAAGAATGCGGACGAGGCCATCGGCCAGCAGCTGCAAATAAAAGGATATAACAATGTATTTACGGTATACGGCGTAACGACCGACTTTCATTTCGGCTCTATGCAGGATGTTATACCACCCTTTGTATTTATACATGTTAAATATCAAAAGGAATACAGATATTTGTCTTTCAAACTTAAACCAGGAGATATGAGCGGTACCATTAATAAGCTTCAGCGTAAGTGGTCATCGCTGCTGCCCGGATCTGCCTTTGAGTATAATTTCATGGATGATATTTTGCAAAAAATGTATCAAACAGAGATACAGCTAAAGCGAGCTGCTTTCGCTGCAACCATACTTGCACTTGTGATCGTATTGCTGGGTGTATTTGGCCTTGTATCATTAAGCGTCTATAAGAGAATGAAAGAAATCGGTATCCGGCAGGCAATGGGAGCTTCTATAGTAGATATTGTGCTGCTGTTTTTAAAGGAGTATGTAATTATCATACTCTTTGCAATAATAGTAGCGTCTCCATTTGGTTATTATATAATGAAACAATGGCTACAAGCCTACGCCTACAGAATAGATATTACACTACAGCCATTTATACTGTCCGCTGCTTTAATTACACTTATCACTGTGATTTTAATAAGTTATCAGACCTTTAAAATGACGATAACTACACCTATGAAAGCCTTGCGCGCAGATTAA
- a CDS encoding single-stranded DNA-binding protein → MNIIGRVTRDAEVRTLSNEKQVVNFSVAINDSYKNKQGERVQQTTYFDCAYWISAKVAALLTKGTLVELTGRVSARAWVDGNGNARSGLNFHTAQIKLHSFPGTGTGERSNSSVAQQAAGNEQQQADDLPF, encoded by the coding sequence ATGAACATCATCGGAAGAGTAACAAGGGATGCCGAAGTACGCACCCTGTCCAACGAAAAACAAGTAGTAAACTTCTCCGTAGCCATCAACGACAGCTACAAGAATAAGCAGGGCGAACGGGTACAGCAAACTACCTATTTCGATTGCGCCTACTGGATCAGTGCGAAAGTAGCCGCCTTACTGACAAAGGGAACATTGGTAGAGCTTACCGGGAGGGTAAGCGCGAGGGCATGGGTGGATGGTAACGGGAATGCCCGTTCAGGCCTGAATTTCCACACCGCGCAGATCAAACTGCACTCATTCCCCGGTACAGGCACGGGAGAACGCAGCAACAGCAGCGTAGCACAGCAGGCTGCCGGTAATGAGCAACAGCAAGCTGACGATCTTCCCTTTTAA
- a CDS encoding DUF932 domain-containing protein codes for MGHNLNFNKRTGRYSFFSVQQKAWHNLGQIVEQYPTSEEAIKCAGLDYEVVKSPLYTKGSGIIHTGDSIEIQDREIAVPGYFANIRSDNNTVLGVVGRDYHIVQNREAFAFFDAIVGGDDGILYETAGALGNGERIFITAKLPGYIRVGNGDDVTEKYIFLTTSHDGSGSITAAFTPIRIVCQNTLNASLRNMSNIVRIKHTAGAKQRLEDAHKVMGLANTLSGQLEGAFNEWAKVRITDREVRKLIQLALCPNKETLDLLKKGADDEVSAVFQNTVDDAFAYAMMSDTQQMETTNGTVYGAYNAVTGYYQNVRGYKTDEAKLQSIVMGGTAQTRTQKAFDLCAAYATDGAEILNFN; via the coding sequence ATGGGACACAACCTGAATTTCAACAAGAGAACCGGACGTTATTCCTTTTTCAGCGTGCAGCAAAAAGCATGGCACAACCTGGGGCAGATCGTAGAACAGTACCCCACGAGCGAGGAAGCTATAAAGTGCGCCGGGCTGGATTACGAAGTAGTTAAATCCCCGCTATATACAAAAGGCTCCGGTATTATCCATACAGGGGACAGTATAGAGATACAGGACAGAGAAATAGCAGTTCCGGGCTATTTCGCCAATATCCGCAGCGATAACAATACCGTCCTCGGTGTAGTCGGCAGGGATTACCATATCGTGCAAAACCGCGAGGCCTTTGCTTTCTTCGATGCCATTGTTGGCGGTGACGATGGTATCCTGTACGAGACAGCAGGGGCATTGGGTAATGGGGAACGCATTTTTATTACCGCAAAACTCCCCGGTTATATCCGTGTCGGCAACGGTGATGATGTAACAGAAAAATACATATTCCTGACCACCTCCCACGATGGCAGCGGAAGCATTACCGCAGCTTTTACCCCTATCCGGATCGTATGTCAGAATACCCTGAATGCTTCGCTTCGCAACATGAGCAATATCGTTCGCATCAAACATACCGCCGGGGCGAAGCAAAGACTGGAGGATGCCCACAAGGTAATGGGGCTTGCCAACACCCTAAGCGGCCAGTTAGAGGGCGCTTTCAATGAGTGGGCTAAGGTCAGGATAACCGACCGCGAAGTGCGCAAACTCATACAGTTGGCCCTTTGCCCCAATAAGGAAACACTGGATTTACTGAAAAAGGGCGCAGACGATGAAGTGTCCGCCGTATTTCAAAATACCGTGGATGATGCCTTTGCCTATGCTATGATGAGCGATACCCAACAAATGGAAACGACCAATGGAACCGTTTACGGCGCTTACAATGCGGTAACGGGCTACTATCAGAACGTGAGGGGCTATAAAACGGACGAAGCCAAGCTGCAATCTATTGTCATGGGCGGCACTGCACAGACGAGGACACAAAAGGCCTTCGATCTCTGCGCCGCTTATGCGACAGACGGAGCGGAAATCTTAAACTTTAACTAG
- a CDS encoding PRTRC system protein E, which translates to MNTSFFQQIAQLNITGALQITITKGAGGGLVVSVILHNEQCGDKAKELIPPLTLRGTAEELDSGFFERITAPIQATSGLMDNMETYLKQQEEAKKQSAMEKEKTDKEKKAKEERDRKYKEAMKKVDELEKEGKYREAWTKVPDPNTFPEYADTIRKRRAALSAQFPPDLFGGAEPEAEATTPEANLFSVDDDTATAPEVPEAESETE; encoded by the coding sequence ATGAACACAAGTTTTTTCCAACAGATAGCCCAACTGAACATCACCGGGGCATTGCAGATCACCATAACCAAAGGCGCAGGAGGCGGCCTTGTCGTATCTGTTATACTGCACAACGAACAATGCGGGGATAAGGCAAAGGAGCTAATCCCCCCGCTTACCCTCCGGGGAACTGCCGAAGAACTGGACAGCGGATTTTTTGAACGGATAACCGCACCCATACAAGCCACCTCCGGCCTCATGGATAACATGGAAACCTATTTGAAGCAGCAGGAAGAAGCCAAAAAGCAATCCGCGATGGAAAAAGAAAAGACCGACAAGGAGAAGAAAGCCAAAGAGGAACGCGACCGGAAATACAAAGAAGCCATGAAAAAGGTGGATGAACTGGAAAAGGAAGGCAAGTACCGCGAAGCCTGGACAAAGGTTCCCGACCCTAACACCTTCCCGGAGTATGCCGACACCATCCGCAAACGCCGGGCGGCGCTGTCTGCCCAATTCCCCCCTGATCTGTTCGGCGGTGCTGAACCGGAAGCAGAAGCAACCACTCCGGAGGCAAACCTGTTCAGCGTGGACGATGATACGGCAACAGCGCCGGAAGTGCCTGAAGCAGAAAGCGAAACCGAATAA
- a CDS encoding PRTRC system protein C: MLIATQLERVFILNDSGREIRLADPEPAWSTDAVLNYYANTYPILTTAKVSAPVIREQTVQYRFDSVMGTKG, from the coding sequence ATGTTAATAGCCACACAACTAGAACGGGTATTTATTCTCAACGATAGCGGCAGGGAGATCAGGCTGGCCGACCCCGAACCCGCATGGAGCACGGACGCCGTGCTGAACTACTACGCCAATACCTATCCCATACTGACCACCGCCAAAGTATCTGCTCCCGTTATCAGGGAACAGACGGTGCAATATCGCTTTGACAGCGTAATGGGAACGAAAGGATAA